The following is a genomic window from Apodemus sylvaticus chromosome 10, mApoSyl1.1, whole genome shotgun sequence.
ACTGACCTTAGGGAAAACTGAGAATACTAACCTGTGGCTCTGTTCCCTCTCCCAGGGAAAGGCAGGAACAGCTGATGGGCTATCGGAAGAGAGGGCCCAAGCCCAAACCGCTGGTGGTGCAGGTGAATACTTCGAGCTGGTCCCGGGATCCCAGTGCAAGCCCTTCCCTAAACATTGCTCCCCAAATTACTTATAGTTCCCGGGGGAGCACCCCAATTGCGCTAGAACTTCTGGCCCCACCCCCTATGATGCAATCTCCACCCGTGGGAGCTGGAGCATTCCCGATGTTCCCGGCCTGCCATAGAGCcaacctttcttctccctcccccttagGTACCCACCTTTGCCCGTCGCTCCAATGTCCTGACTGGGCTTCAAGACTCCTCCGCTGACAACCGTGCCAAGCTGGAGTTGGGCACCCAGGGCAAGGGCCAGGGGCACCAGTATGAGCTCAACAGCAAGAAACACCATCAGTACCAGCCACACAGCAAGGAGAGGTCCGGTAAGCCGCCCCCACCCGGGAAGAGCGGCAAGTATTACTACCAGCTAAATAGCAAAAAGCACCACCCCTACCAGCCAGACCCCAAAATGTACGACCTGCAGTACCAGGGTGGCCACAAGGAGGCACCCAGCCCCACCTGCCCAGACCTGGGCGCCAAGAGCCACCCTCCTGACAAGTGGGCCCACGGAGCTGCAGCCAAAGGCTACCTCGGGGCAGTGAAGcccttggggggaggggcaggagctcCAGGCAAGGGCTCTGAAAAGGGCCCCCCCAATGGCATCACACCGGCCCCTAAGGAGGCGGTGACCGGTAACGGCATTGGGGGCAAGATGAAGATagtcaagaacaagaacaagaatggGCGCATCGTGATCGTAATGAGCAAGTACATGGAGAACGGCATGCAGGCGGTGAAGATCAAGTCGGGCGAGGCAGCGGAGGGCGAGGCGCGCTCCCCCAGCCACAAGAAACGGGCTGCTGAGGAGCGCCATCCCCAGGGCGACAGGACTTTTAAAAAGGCAGCCACTGCTTCTGAGGAGAAGAAAGCCGAAGCGCCCTGCAAACGCAGGGAGGAGGAGGCTCTGGTGTCCGGAGATCCTCAGCCCCAGGACCTAGGGTCTCGAAAGCTCTCCCCGACCAAGGAGGCCTTTGGTGAGCAGCCGCTACAGCTCACCACCAAGCCAGACCTGCTGACCTGGGACCCAGCCAGGAGCtcacatccacccacccaccaccaccatcaccaccaccaccaccaccaccaccatacggTGGGTCTGAACCTCTCCCATGCGCGCAAGCGCTGCCTCTCCGAGACCCATGGCGAGCGTGAGCCCTGCAAGAAGCGGCTGACCGCCCGCAGCATCAGCACGCCGACCTGCCTGGGGGGCAGCCCGGTCTCTGAGCACCCTGCCAGCGTATCCCCCACCACAGCCTCTCTGCCGCAGCCCGAGGTCATCCTTTTGGACTCAGACCTGGATGAACCCATAGACTTGCGCTGTGTCAAGATGCGCAGCGACTCCGGGGAACCGCCCAGCACCCTCCAGGTGAAGCCGGAGGCTCCAGCGGtggcggcagtggtggcgccGGCCACTGTGGCGGAGAAGCCTCCCGCTGAGGCCCAGGAGGAGCCAGCAGAGCCCCTGAGTGAATTCAAGCCCTTCTTTGGGAATATAATTATCACTGACGTCACGGCGAACTGCCTCACCGTCACTTTCAAGGAATACGTGACGGTGTAGTGGGAGGGAGTCGCGCCCACTGGGACTCAGCACCTGCAATCTCGCAGAGGTTCCCAAGGAGAAGACCCCAGTTGCGGTGGCCAGGCCCCTGCTCACTCCCTGGGATCCCGATTGAGTTGTCCATCTTTCACTGTTTCCTTCCACGTGGTGCCTGCGGTCTCGCCGCCACTTCCCCTTCCCTATAGGAGACCCGAGCCCTCCCTGTGGACCACCAGAACTGACCCCGCAGCCCCGAGGCGGTCTCAGAGCTATAGTATTATATTTTAACCGTGCTAACTGTCAAGTGCTGACTCTACTCCGGTTTGTACGTGGTGTTATTCTTGAAATGTATTGTTTGAGCTCAGAAGGCCCGTTTACCCCCTCCCCTTCgggctgatatatatatatatatttatttgtaggtatttatatattgaaatataaaaacCTAGATTTATGGAGTTTCCTCTAGATCATGTTATATTCTATATCAGACAGACTATTTTAAGTtggccttttctttctccttcattcagtattttgattttatttcctctCCTCCAGGAACTGCGACACCAGTAACCTTGGTATATATTTTTTGATACTGTACACATGGGTGTGTTGTTTCTATGtgcaaaaaaaaagtttgttaaAAGGCTAAAGAGCTCTCTAGAACCTGCTGCTATAGAAATGTCTGAACTATACGCTTCCAATTATTACCTGCTTGAATGTAAATATTAAATGGAGATGTTGAAGGTGCAATCTGGTGTCTGAGATTAGCTCCAGGGGGATATCGGAGGTtgggggggaaggaggatggaccCTCTCTCACCCCACTTCTGCCCAGGTCACATGGAAAAAGACTCTCTAAAGCTAAGTCTTTGCGAAAGCCAAGTCCATGGGGTGTGGTGTCTCCAGAGCCGCTCCTTCATCGGAAGGTGA
Proteins encoded in this region:
- the Cbx4 gene encoding E3 SUMO-protein ligase CBX4 encodes the protein MELPAVGEHVFAVESIEKKRIRKGRVEYLVKWRGWSPKYNTWEPEENILDPRLLIAFQNRERQEQLMGYRKRGPKPKPLVVQVPTFARRSNVLTGLQDSSADNRAKLELGTQGKGQGHQYELNSKKHHQYQPHSKERSGKPPPPGKSGKYYYQLNSKKHHPYQPDPKMYDLQYQGGHKEAPSPTCPDLGAKSHPPDKWAHGAAAKGYLGAVKPLGGGAGAPGKGSEKGPPNGITPAPKEAVTGNGIGGKMKIVKNKNKNGRIVIVMSKYMENGMQAVKIKSGEAAEGEARSPSHKKRAAEERHPQGDRTFKKAATASEEKKAEAPCKRREEEALVSGDPQPQDLGSRKLSPTKEAFGEQPLQLTTKPDLLTWDPARSSHPPTHHHHHHHHHHHHHTVGLNLSHARKRCLSETHGEREPCKKRLTARSISTPTCLGGSPVSEHPASVSPTTASLPQPEVILLDSDLDEPIDLRCVKMRSDSGEPPSTLQVKPEAPAVAAVVAPATVAEKPPAEAQEEPAEPLSEFKPFFGNIIITDVTANCLTVTFKEYVTV